A single window of Nicotiana tomentosiformis chromosome 1, ASM39032v3, whole genome shotgun sequence DNA harbors:
- the LOC138904287 gene encoding uncharacterized protein, translating into MTTTMISLINDKNALTVELGEAEQSRDDLVVVVVDLKETIESLKEEKNALTEKIANVEHERDDLVVVVETIENVEKEKDILTKRVVNAKPERDDLLAVVVDLNDTIKELKGEGRHETLHKGKEVADETHLRLEDEKKTVKSRLCIELEKNKQLQEELGRVKSDLEK; encoded by the exons atgacgacGACGATGATAAG tcttataaatgataaaaatgctcTAACTGTGGAATTAGGAGAAGCAGAACAATCTAGAGATGACCTAGTAGTCGTTGTGGTAGACTTGAAAGAAACTATTGAGAGtttgaaagaagaaaaaaatgctCTAACTGAAAAAATTGCAAACGTAGAACATGAAAGAGATGATCTAGTGGTTGTTGTG GAAACCATTGAGAATGTTGAAAAAGAGAAAGATATTTTGACCAAAAGAGTTGTTAACGCTAAGCCTGAGAGAGATGACCTACTAGCAGTAGTAGTTGATCTGAATGACACGATTAAGGAACTGAAAGGAGAGGGTAGGCATGAGACTCTTCACAAAGGTAAGGAAGTTGCTGATGAAACCCATCTTAGGCTTGAAGATGAGAAGAAGACAGTGAAGTCTAGACTGTGTATTGAACTTGAAAAGAACAAACAACTTCAGGAAGAACTAGGAAGAGTCAAGAGTGATCTTGAAAAATAA